From Acidovorax sp. 1608163:
GACCTTTGGCCCCGACTACCTGATCCCCACGCCGTTCGACTCGCGCCTGATCCTCAAGATCGCGCCCGCCGTGGCCAAGGCCGCCGCCGAATCCGGTGTGGCCACGCGCCCCATCGAAGACATGGAGGCTTACAAGGAGAGCCTGTCGCGCTTTGTCTACCAAACCGGCATGCTCATGCGCCCCGTGGTCACAGCCGCCAAGGCCCTGCCTGACGCCCAAAAGCGCGTGGCCTACGCCGATGGCGAAGACGAGCGCGCCCTGCGTGCCGCGCAGATGGCCATCGACGACAAGATTGCCCACCCCATCCTGATCGGCCGCCCCGCCGTGATTGCCGCCCGCATTGAAAAGGCCGGCCTGCGCATGCAGATTGGCAAGGACGTGGAGGTGTGCAACCCTGAAGACGACCCACGTTTCCGCCAATACTGGGAGCACTACCACGCGCTGATGAAGCGCAACGGTGCCACCCCCGAAGTGGCCAAGGCCGCCGTGCGCCGCTCCAACACCATCATCGCTTCGCTGATGGTCAAGCTCGGCGACGCCGACGCCATGATCTGCGGCCTGGTGGGCCTGTACGAAACGCACCTGGAGCGCATCCACAGCATCATCGGCCGCCAGGCGGGCGCCAACGACTACGCCGCACTGAATGCGCTGATGACCAACCAGGGCTCACTGTTCATCGCCGACACCTATGTGAACGAGAACCCCACGGCCGAGCAACTGGCCGACATCGCCTGGATGTCGGTGCAGGAAGTGCAGCGCTTTGGCATTCCGGCCAAGGTGGCGTTTTTGTCGCACTCGAGCTACGGCTCGTCCAAGCGCCCCTCGGCCCGCAAGATGCGCGAAGCACGCGACATCTTCGTGGCGCGCCACCCCGAGATCGAGTGCGATGGCGAACTGCACGGCGATGCCGCGCTGGAACCCGGCATCCGCAAGAGCTACATGGCCGAAGGCGATTCGACCCTGAGCGGCTCGGCCAACCTGCTGGTCTGCCCGAACATCGACGCTGCCAACATCCTCTACAACGTGCTCAAGACCACCACCAGCGGTGGCGTGACGGTGGGCCCGATCCTGATGGGCTCGGCCGCCACGGCCTACATCCTGACGCCTGCGGCCACCGTGCGCCGCGTGTTCAATATGACAGCCCTGGCCGTGGCCAGCGCTGCAGCGCGCGTGGCCTGATCGATTCGCCCTCCCCAAAAAGAAAGGCCCTTCGGGGCCTTTCTTTTTGGGGAGGGATTGAACCGCAGACTTGAACACGGTCGCGTCAGTGCACGGCCACATCCACAAAGTCCGCCACCGGCGGCAGGTGCTCCGCCAGCCATTCCGAGTCCAGCTGCAGCGCCTGCTTGATCTCCTCAGGCAGGCTGGCAATCGTGTCGGCGGGGGACTTGGGCTCTTCCAGCCCGATCTCTGCCAGCAGCATGGCCACATGCACGATGCCGCCCAGACGGCAGAACGGGGTCGCGGCCACGGGGTCTTCGGCGGTTTCCAGGGCCCGCACGATCGAATCGGGGAAGCGCCAGCGTTTGGCCAGCTCGGCCGTCACCTGCGCCTCGGTAAAGCCCAGCAGGCGCTTTTCACGCTCCCAGCGGCCGCCCGCCTGGTGGGGCAGTTGCTCAATGGCAGCCATTTGCTCTGGCGCCTTTTGCGCAATGATCAACTCGCCAATGCGCACCAAGAACCCGGCCAGCCAGGACTGCTGCACATCCGAGCCCAGCGTGCGCGCCAGCCACTGCGCATACCCTGCAGTGGCCATGCTCTCCTTCCAGAAGGCATCGGCCTCCACACCCGGCGTGTCTTTGAACATGCCACTCATGCAAGCCGCCAATGCCAGGGTGCGCACCTGGTTCAGCCCCACCAGGGTCAGCGCATCATCCAGCGTGGCCACCTGTCGCGCCAGCCCAAAGCGGGCGCTGTTGGCCAGGCGGATGAGCTTGGCCGTCAGGGCCGGGTCACGCGCGATGGCATTGCGCACCTTCTCAAACGGGATGTCGTCGTCCTGCATCGTCGCCACCAGGTCCCGCGCCACGTCGGGCATGGTGGGCAACTGCACGTTGTCAAAAAACTCGGTCAGATGTGGCATGGGTGAGCCCTCTCGTGGGTCTTTAAAGAACCCGAAGACGCAAGCCTTCGCGCTGCAGTGCAACGGGCTGCGCACCCATCCCCAGGAACCCTGTCCAGCAGCGCCTGTGGTCTGCGAGGCAATGCCCTGATTTTTGGATGCTGCGACTTCGTTGTACCACCGCGGCCGCGCCCCCGTCTGCGTGTTTGTCCCAATCCGTTGCAACGGCGCACGCACCATTTCGGGAAACCCTCCATGCCCAGCCGCACCACTTCGGTGAAGAATGGTTTGACGCGCTGAGCCACCCCTGTCAAAACCCGGTAATGTGTTTGAAAGCGGGCATCGTTTTTGCTGACTAGCCTGTACAGGCACCCTCTTCCTTCTCTTCTTATTTGGCAACCGCCAGGAGCTATCCCATGAAAAAAAGAACGTTCATGCACACTGCAGCAGCACTGGCGCTGGCCAGCGCATTGCCTGTGGCGCATGCGCAAAGCACGCCCATCAAGTTCCAGCTGGACTGGCGCTTTGAAGGCCCGGCTGCGCTGTTTTTGCAGCCTGCCGCCAAGGGCTACTTCAAGGCCGCAGGGCTGGACGTGACGGTGGACGCTGGCAACGGATCGGGCGGCGCAGTGCAGCGCGTGGCCTCGGGCACCTACGACATGGGCTTTGCTGACCTGGCCGCCGTGATGGAGTTCCACGCCAACAACCCCGACGCGCAGAACAAACCGGTGGCGGTGATGATGGTCTACAACAACACGCCCGCATCGGTGATGGCGCTCAAGAAAAGCGGCATCGCCACGCCCGCCGACCTGGCTGGCAAAAAGCTGGGCGCCCCGGTGTTCGATGCAGGCCGCCGCGCCTTCCCCATCTTCCAAAAAGCCAACAAGGTCGGCAACGTGCAATGGACGGCCATGGACCCCCCACTGCGCGAGACCATGCTGGTGCGCGGCGACGTGGATGCCATCACTGGCTTCACCTTCACCTCGCTGCTGAACCTGGAAGCCCGGGGCGTGAAGACTGCCGACGTTGTCGTGCTGCCTTATGCCGACTTTGGCGTGAAGCTGTACGGCAACGTGATCATTGCGTCGCCCAAGCTCATCAAGGAGAACCCGGCCGCCGTCAAGGCCTTCCTGTCGGCCTTCACCAAAGGGGCCAAGGAAGTCATCGCCAACCCCGCTGCCGCCATCGAGCATGTGCGCGCACGCGATGGCATCGTGAACGTGGCACTGGAGACGCGCCGCCTGCAACTGGCCATCGACACCGTGGTCAACAGCGCCGATGCACGCGCCGAAGGCTTCGGCCAAGCCAAACCGGGCCGCCTGTCGCTGATGGCGTCGCAGGTGTCCGACGCTTTCAACACCAAGACCCGCGTGAACGCAGACGATGTGTGGAACGGCAGCTTCTTGCCCAGCGCCACCGAGCTGAACATCCTGCCGAAGAAATAAGCCCCGCCTGCGCCACTATCAATTCAATAGCTGCTAGCGCTTATCCAATAAGCGCTAGAGGCATTTTTTACTTAAAACCATGCAGGCTGCCGAATCCTATTTCGTGGATTTTCGCGATGTCTGGCTCGCCTACAACGACGAGCTGCGCGCGCAGAACCACTTTGCGGTCGAAGCCATCGACCTGCAAATCCGCCAGGGCGAGTTCATTGCCATCGTCGGTCCGTCGGGCTGTGGCAAGTCCACCTTCATGAAGCTGGCCACGGGGCTGAAGATGCCATCGATGGGCAAAATCCTCATCGACGGCCAGCCCGTAACCGGGCCACTCAAAGTTTCGGGCATGGCGTTCCAGGCGCCCTCGCTGCTGCCCTGGCGCACCACAGTCAACAACGTGCTGCTACCACTGGAAATCGTGGAGCCCTACCGCAGCCACTTCAAGCAAAAGCGCAAGGAATACGAAGAGCGTGCCCGCAAGCTGCTGCAAAAGGTGGGGCTGGCGGGGTACGAGGACAAGTTCCCCTGGCAGCTGTCGGGTGGCATGCAGCAGCGCGCCAGCATCTGCCGCGCCCTCATCCACGAGCCCAAGATGCTGCTGCTGGACGAGCCCTTCGGCGCGCTGGACGCCTTCACGCGCGAGGAGCTGTGGTGCATCCTGCGCGACCTGCAGGCCGAGCAGAAGTTCAACGTCATCCTGGTCACGCACGACCTGCGCGAAAGTGCCTTTCTGGCCGACACGGTGTACGTGATGAGCAAGAGCCCCGGCCGCTTTGTGGTCAAGCGTGAGATTGACCTGCCCCGCCCCCGGGACCTGGAAGTGACCTACACCAAAGAGTTCACCGACATCGTGCACGAGCTGCGCGGCCACATTGGCGCCATGCGAAAAGCTGGCGCGCCCATCCAGCAATAAGGCCAGACCCCATGCACAAAAAAACCGTAGAACGCTGGTCCCCCTGGCTGCTGCTCGCGGCCACCATCTTGCTGTGGCAAATCATCTGCTCGGCCTTCAATGTGTCCGAGTTCATCTTCCCCAGCCCCTGGGCCATTGGCACGCAGCTGGTGGAGTTTGGTGGCGTCATCGCAGGCCATGCCTGGCGCACCTTTTGGGTCACCATGGCGGGGTTTGGTATCGCCATCGTCGTGGGGGTGCTGCTGGGCTTTGTGATTGGCAGCTCGCGCCTGGCCTATGCCGCCGTGTACCCGCTGATGACGGCCTTCAACGCCCTGCCCAAAGCGGCCTTCGTTCCCATCCTCGTGGTGTGGTTCGGCATTGGGGTGGGTCCCGCCATCCTCACGGCCTTTCTCATCAGCTTCTTCCCCATCATGGTCAACATCGCCACGGGCCTGGCCACGCTGGAGCCCGAGCTCGAAGACGTGCTGCGCGTGCTGGGCGCCAAGCGCTGGGATGTACTGACCAAGGTGGGCCTGCCCCGCTCACTGCCTTACTTCTATGGCTCACTCAAGGTCGCCATCACCCTGGCCTTTGTGGGCACCACGGTGAGCGAGATGACGGCCGCCAACGAAGGCATCGGCTACCTGCTCATCAGCGCGGGCTCGTCCATGCAAATGGGCCTGGCCTTTGCCGGGCTGATGGTGGTGGGCGCGATGGCGATGGCCATGTACGAGCTGTTCAGCTGGGTCGAGAAGCGCACCACAGGGTGGGCGCACCGAGGTTCCCAGGGCGAATGAGCCAGGCGCGGGGGGGCCGTCCGGTCGGCACTTCCCCGCATGCCCCCGCTCAGGGAAAAGACCGGCGCGAAGGAAAGTCTCCGTCCGACTCCCACAGCCCAGGCTGCGTGCGCGCACGCACGGCCCAGCCCTGCTTTGTTTGCATGTAGCGGCGGTAGCGGGTCGTGAAGTGCCCCTCCTGCGGCTCGCTGCGGACCGACAGCAATTGCTCCGCAGCGCCCACCCGCACCCTCTTCCATGCGGCCTTGCCGGTGTGGGCCAGCACGATGGGCTGCCACTGCCCCCTTGCAGCGCGGGCCTGTGCAGGCGCCAGTCGGTTGCCCATGACCTGGATTGGCCGGGTCAGCAAGCCGCTATAGCTGCCTGCAGGCGCCGTCAAGTCCACAGTGACCAGCACCGTGGGGACATGTGCACCGCGCAGCAAAGCGTGGTCTAGCCGGGCCAGAGGGGCCTCCAGCGTGACGCTGTCCACCAAGGCTCCGTCGCAACCCCGAAGCTGCAAAACGGCGGGGGCGCCAGGGGCTGGGTCGCCACTGGCCCACAGGCGGTCCAGCGCATAGGGTGTCAGCCTGTCATCAAGCATCAGCGCCACCGTCTGGCAGCCCACAGCCAGCCGATCCCCGGCAGACGCCAAAGAATGGGCGGCGACCAGCACAAGCGCCAGCCAAGGGGACTTCAACGTCATGATCAGGGCACCTCGATACCGGAAGAAACAACACCCTGGATGGCCGCGAACGCAGGCAGGTGCAAATCAAAATGAAGCGGCATTGTAGGCAGCCGCACCGCACCAGAAGCTGGGACACAGGCGCCAGGGCTGCCAAACAAGAAAGACTTTGGCGTCTGCCCGCGAACGCGAACCCACCCATCGCGCACGCCATGGCCCGCCACACTCCCCCATGCGCTTGACATAGCCAACACCTGGGCCAAACCCCAGCCGCTACACTCCCCGCCTCGAATGACAACAGGATCCTGCACATGCGGTTGGACGTTTTCTTGCGCCCACTGGCGCTGCTGATTTGCGCGGGCCTTGCTGCATGCGGCGGCACACAGCCCACCCAGCCTGTGGCGGCCGCACCGGCCACAGCCACCACGGCAGCGCCCACAGTGCCCCCCATCAAGGTCGGCATCGCTTTGGGTGGCGGCGCAGCCAAAGGCTTTGCACACATCGGCGTGATCAAGATGCTGGAGGCCAACGGCTTCGCGCCCGCTGTGGTCTCTGGCACCAGCGCAGGCAGCGTGGTCGGTGCGCTGTATGCCAGCGGCATGAACGCTTTTGAGATGCAGGAAAAAGCCGTGGCACTGGACGAGGCCAAAATCCGCGACCTGCAGTGGTCGTCCGGCGGCCTGCTGCAAGGCCAGAAGCTGGAAGACTATGTGAACGAACAAGTGCGCCGCAAACCTCTGGAGCAAATGACCAAGCCCTTCGTGGCCGTGGCCACGCGGCTCGAAGACGGCGAACGTACCGTGTTTGCACGCGGCAACACGGGCCAGGCCGTGCGCGCATCGAGCAGCGTGCCGGGCGTGTTCCAGCCCGTCACCATCGGCAAGTACCACTTTGTGGACGGCGGCATCGTAAGCCCCGTGCCGGTGGATGCTGCGCGCCAGTTGGGAGCCGATATCGTGATCGCCGTGGACATCTCCAACAAGGCCCGAGGCCAATCGCCCGGCGACATGCTGGGCACGCTGGGCCAGTCCATCGCCATCATGGGCCAAAAGCTCGGCCAGGCCGAACTGGCCCGCGCCGACGTCATCATCCGCCCCCAGGTGCTGGACATTGGCTCAGCCGATTTCAGCCAACGCGCCAATGCCATCCTGGAAGGTGAAAAGGCCGCCCTGGCCGTGATGCCCCAAATCCGCGAACGCATCGCCCAACTGCAAACCGACCGTGCCAACGCTGCGCGCACCGCCCAGCAAAAAGCAGCCGAAGCCCAGTACCAAGCCTGCCTTGAAAAACGCAGCAGCCTGCAAAAGCTGGCAGGCATGGCCCGGCTGGACGACTCCTGCTCGGCGCCGAAGTAAATCCGTCAGCGAGACGCAGGCCGCCGATGGCTATCGGCCTTCGTCCAGCTCCTGCCGCGTGGGCAAGCCATCGGCATCGCCAGGGAACTGCACCACGCGGGCGCCAATGGCATTGCCACGCGCAGCGGCTTGCGCCAGCGCCAGGCCTTCCAGCAGGCCACTGACCACGCCCACGGCAAAGCCGTCGCCCGCGCCCACGGTGTCCACCACGCGTTCCACGCGCAGGCCGGGGGCCATGCCACATGCGCCGCCTTGCTGCGCGTAGTACGCCCCCTCGGGGCCGAGTTTGACGACCACTTGCCTTGCGCCACGCTCCAGATAGAAGACAGCGATGTCTTCAGCCGTGTGTCGACCAGTGAGCTGGCGGCCTTCGGCCAGGCCAGGCAGCACGGTGTCGCTGAGCGCGGCCAGAGCGTTGATGCATTCGGCCATGGCCTCGGTTGAGGGCCACAGGCGCGGGCGCAGGTTGGGGTCAAACGAGATGGACGCACCGGCCGCACGGGCCTGTCTGGCGAGGTAAAAGGCCAGTTCGCGCGTGGTGGGCGACAGTGCGGGGGTAATGCCGGTAAGGTGCAGGTGGCGCGCGGGAAAGGTGTTGCCCTCATCCACGGGCGCATCGGCCACACTCAGGTGGCTGGCGGCCGAGCCCTTGCGGAAGTATTCGATCTGCGGGTCGCTGCCATCGTCGCTGCGGGTCTTGAGCATGAAGCCCGTGGGGTGGGAGGCGTCGGCCACCACGTAGCGCGTGTCAATGCCTTCATGGGCGAGCACGCCGCGCAGAAAGTTGCCGAACGAGTCCTGCCCCAGGCGCGTGATGTAACCGGTAGCAAGGCCCAGGCGGGCGAGGCCAGTGGCCACATTCAGCTCGGCCCCCGCAGGCACGCGGCGAAAGTCAGGCACCACATGCAGCTCGCCCGGCTGCAAGGCCATGAACAAAGCCATGGGCTCGCCGACGGTGAGCACGTCCAGGGCCTGGACGGTGGAGGTAGAGGTCTGTGCCGTGTTCATCACATCACCGCGCCCAGTTGCCAGGGCAGGAATTCGTTGTCACCCAGGCCATTGTCTTCGCTCTTGCTGCGCTGGCCCGAGGCCGTGGCCACCATGAGCTGCAGCAGCGCGGCGCCGGCCTCCTGGATGGTCTGGCGGCCATCCACAATGCCACCGCAGTCAAAGTCCATGTCCAGCGACATGCGCGTGAACATGGGCGTGTTGGAGGCCAGCTTGAGCGAGGGCGTGGGCTTGCAGCCGTAGGTGGAGCCGCGCCCGGTGGTAAAGCAGATCAGGTTGGCGCCGCCAGCCACCTGGCCGGTGGCCGAGACCGGGTCGTAGCCCGGCGTGTCCATAAACACCAGGCCGTGGGCACGCACGGGCTCGGCGTACTCCACCACGTCCATCAGCCCCGTGCTGCCCGCCTTGGCCACGGCACCCAGCGATTTTTCGAGGATGGTGGTGATGCCCCCGGCCTTGTTGCCGGGCGAAGGGTTGTTGTTGAGGTCGCCACCATGCAGGGCGGCATAACCCTCCCACCAGGCCAGGCGCTGGAGCAACTTGTCGGCCACGGCCGGCGACGCGGCGCGGTGCGTGAGCAGGTGCTCGGCGCCATAGATTTCGGGAGTCTCCGACAGGATGGCTGTGCCGCCCTGCTGCACCAGCAGGTCCACCGCCGCACCCAGCACCGGGTTGGCGCTGATGCCGGAGTAGCCATCCGAGCCACCACACTGCAGCCCCACGGTGAGGTGCTTCAGTGGCACCGGCTCGCGCCGCGCCTGGTTGGCCTGTGCCAGCATGCCCTGCAGCACGGCCTTGCCCTGGGCAATGGTCTCGCGCGTACCGCCTTCGTCCTGGATGGTCAGCGTAGCAAACATGCCCGGTGTGCGGGCGCTGAGTGTTTCCACCAGCGGGGCGATCTGGTTGACCTCGCAACCCAGGCCAATGACCAGCACGCCCGCAAAGTTGGGGTGGTTGGCATAGCCGCGCAGCGTGCGCTGCAGCAGCGCCAGCCCTTCGCCGTTGCCGCCCATGCCGCAGCCGCTGCCGTGGGTGATGGCAACCACGCCGTCCACGTTGGGGAAGGCGGCCAGTGCTTCATCCTTGAACGCATCAGCGATATGGCGGCACACGGTGGCCGAGCAGTTCACGCTGGCGATCACGCCCAGGTAGTTGCGCGTGGCCACGCGGCCATCGGGGCGCACATAGCCATCAAACGTGAGCGGCTGCGGCGCCACGGCCGTGGGCTGGTAACCAGCCCCGGCGGTGTGGGCGTGCTGGGATTCGGCCATGCCCACGTTGTGCACGTGCACATGGGCACCCATCGGAATGTCCACCGTGGCCACACCGATGTTCTGCCCGTACTTGAGCACAGGCGCGCCTTGCGCGATGGGCCGCAACGCCACCTTATGGCCTGAGGCAATGGCATCGCGCAGCACCAGGGTGTGCACGCCCACCTGCAGGGTGGCGCCGGCCTCCAGGGCCTGGCGTGCAACGGCCACGTTGTCGGCCGCACTCAACTGGAGGGCCGCTGGGGGAAGAGACTGCGTGGGGGTGTTCATGGTGAGAAGGACGGGTTGGGTGGCAATGCACCGCACAGCGGTGGCATCGCCAGCTCAAGGGAGGGTGGAGGCCATGGCCGCCTGCAGGCGCGGCTGGGCCAGATCGGGCGCATGCTCTGCCGCCAGCGCCAGGATGGGGCCAAAGCGGCGCTGCTTCTTTTGCGCATGGTTTTGCGCAATGTCGGCAATGCGGTGGTTCAGGAAGGGGTTCTCAAACCGCTCGCGCACGTCCACCAGATAGGCATCGGCCTGCGCCCGTGCGGCCAAGCCCAGGGCGCTGAACACGGGCAGGATCTCCTGCGTCCACAGCGCTTCCAGGGCAGCGCGCAGCGGTGCATCGGCCATAGCCTCTCGCACGGTTTCGTCGGCACGGCGGCCCTCTTGCAACCAGCGCTCAGCCAGAAACGTGTGGCCCGCATTGAGCAAAAAGAGCTTGAGGCGCTCGTAGAACGCCAGGTCGTCGGTCAACACGATGCAGGGGTGCTTGCACGGCAGCTGCAGCCGGTCCTGGCGCTCAACCACCCACACGGCATAGGGCTCGGCCACAGCGCCCACGGGCTCGATGGCCTCCGAGACGATGCGGTCCACCAGCGAGTTGGCCCACACGCAGTGCGCGCCCAGCCAGGCAAGGAAGGCCTCAGGTTGCCCCCATTGCCGCGCCAGGTCCACGACCACGTCGCGCAGCACCTCGCCATTGCGTTCAATCAGCTCACAGGGCAGCAGCGTCAGGGGCAACTGCGGCGCGGCACGCCAGCGCCCCTGCAGCAGCACCAGCAGCTTGGCCGGAAAGCTGTGGGGCGCAGGCCGGCCCTCGGCCAGCGCCCCAGCCGTGTCGCGCTCGTCCAGCAGATAGCCTTTGTCGGCGGTGTTGGATACCACCACGCGCACCTCGGTCGCCATGGCGGCGCGCAGCGCGGGCCAGTGGCGGGATGCCTGCCAGGCCTCGCGCACTGCCGTGCACTGCACGGTGTCATCAATGCGTTGGCCGCCCGACAGCCCCTGGATGCGCACCGGGTAGCCACGGCCCTGGGCCAGGGCGGCAATGCGTGCGGCACCGTCGGGCCGGTCCGTGGTCTGAACCACGGTGATGCCTCCCAGCGCATCGCTGGCACCGTGGCTGTGCGCCAGCGCCTGCGACACGAACAGGTCCACATGCGCCAGCAGAAAACGGCTGGTGCCAAACTGAAGAATCGGAAGAGCCATGTCTGTGCGCCCCGGGTTCAGACTTCCACGATGGCTTTGACCACGCGTTGCGCCGGGTCGAGCAACTGCGCAAAGTCGGCAGGCACCTGGGCCAGGGGCATGCGGTGCGTGTTGAGCGCGGCGGTGGGCACCTTGCCTTCGCGCATAGCAGCAATCACGGTCTCGAAGTCTTCGGTGGTTGCGTTTCGGCTGCCCAGCAGCGTGGTCTCGCGCTTGTGGAACTCGGGGTCGGAGAAGGTGATGGTGTCGCGCACGACCGAGATCAGCACGTAGGTGCCGCCATGGGCCACAAAGCCAAAGCCCCGCTCAATGGCCTTGCCGTTGCCCGTGGCGTCGAACACCATGTCAAAAAACTCGCCCTGGGTGGCGGCAGACAGCTGGTCCACATCGCCTTCGCCCAGCGCCACGGTGCCCGCCACGCCCAGCTCGCGCTGGCAAAAATCCAGGCGGTCCTGGCGGCCATCCAGCGCCGTGACAGTGGCCCCGCGCAGCCGCGCAAAAATCATCGCGGCCATGCCGATGGGCCCCGCTCCCACCACCAGCACACGCTGGCCAGGCTGGACGTTGCCCCTGCGCACCGCGTGCGCGCCGATGGCCAGAAACTCCACCATGGCGGCCTGGTCCAGCGTCACGCCCTCGGCCTTGTGCACGAAGGCTTCAGGCA
This genomic window contains:
- a CDS encoding zinc-binding alcohol dehydrogenase family protein, with translation MLTVICETPGTLKAEQRERPVRAEGQVLVRVKRVGVCGTDLHIFTGNQPFLDYPRVMGHELSGVVEEAAPGGRLAVGDVVYVMPYLSCGQCVACRQGKTNCCVNIQVLGVHRDGAFTEYLALPEAFVHKAEGVTLDQAAMVEFLAIGAHAVRRGNVQPGQRVLVVGAGPIGMAAMIFARLRGATVTALDGRQDRLDFCQRELGVAGTVALGEGDVDQLSAATQGEFFDMVFDATGNGKAIERGFGFVAHGGTYVLISVVRDTITFSDPEFHKRETTLLGSRNATTEDFETVIAAMREGKVPTAALNTHRMPLAQVPADFAQLLDPAQRVVKAIVEV